Proteins from a genomic interval of Micromonospora sp. NBC_00389:
- a CDS encoding 3-methyladenine DNA glycosylase, whose amino-acid sequence MQAVRSGQQGPEPVTSLPATTWLPLLEAHEKRADSLTAGHRARKATRERHAIDDFLYDYYGTRPSVLRRWHPGVGISLEPGPNGSAPHQQWRWYATNANGVVSLDVAALRADRAESVRFIHRLLSAIASRPAFTGCFGLHEWAMVYRQREHRHPLPLRLGQKGTDAVVESHQIRCTHFDAFRFFTPDAVSLNRLQPTRESQVELDQPGCLHASMDCHKWATKLGPAVPGDLALDCFELARDIRLLDMQASPYDFSSYGEPAVAIETPEGKAEYVARQREFSQRAGHLRSRLIDVCAALLDPAEPAARVGV is encoded by the coding sequence ATGCAAGCGGTACGAAGCGGACAACAAGGGCCCGAACCGGTGACCAGCCTCCCAGCCACAACCTGGCTTCCCCTGTTGGAAGCTCACGAGAAGCGCGCCGACTCCCTCACCGCAGGCCACCGTGCTCGCAAGGCAACGAGGGAACGCCATGCGATCGATGACTTCTTGTACGACTACTACGGCACCAGGCCCTCTGTGCTGCGGCGGTGGCACCCCGGCGTAGGCATCTCCTTGGAGCCCGGACCGAACGGCTCTGCTCCACATCAGCAGTGGCGTTGGTACGCCACGAACGCGAACGGAGTCGTGAGCCTCGACGTCGCAGCGCTCAGGGCCGACCGGGCAGAGTCGGTACGCTTCATCCATCGGCTGCTCTCCGCGATCGCATCGCGGCCAGCCTTCACTGGCTGCTTCGGCCTGCATGAGTGGGCGATGGTGTACCGCCAACGTGAGCATCGGCATCCCCTCCCCCTGCGACTTGGGCAAAAGGGCACTGACGCGGTAGTCGAGTCCCACCAGATCCGCTGCACACACTTCGACGCGTTCCGGTTCTTCACCCCGGACGCAGTCAGCCTCAACCGGCTCCAACCCACCAGGGAGAGCCAGGTAGAGCTTGACCAGCCAGGCTGCTTGCACGCCTCGATGGACTGCCACAAGTGGGCGACCAAGCTGGGGCCTGCGGTTCCAGGGGACCTGGCGCTCGACTGCTTCGAGTTGGCGAGGGACATCCGGCTACTCGACATGCAGGCATCCCCGTACGACTTCTCCTCGTACGGGGAACCGGCAGTAGCCATCGAGACTCCTGAGGGCAAGGCCGAGTACGTCGCGCGGCAGCGCGAGTTCTCGCAGCGTGCCGGCCATCTGCGTTCCCGACTGATCGATGTCTGCGCGGCCTTGCTCGACCCAGCGGAGCCAGCGGCACGGGTGGGAGTATGA